A single region of the Chthoniobacterales bacterium genome encodes:
- a CDS encoding tetratricopeptide repeat protein gives MRRRILAVVVLGTSPLFAQDPTPEVRQAIPLRTPPRAQPVNPADATETPVEVRRAEPLNQPTPIPLDAGPAVLGANSNAYPKATPNLIVPPKPMSAREDDQTPATPPTVETNQGREIRIAPSNGAGVGSAAADLLEVANGFYSRKLYDLAVPEYEKYLSNYPGAPGRQSAIFRLGECYRALGNPGVAVGYYQKLLTEFASGEFLGAASYRLAEIYYGQKRFDEAITLYRKAAANAKNADLTLSARYFEARGLEETGRRAEARLVFQDIISIKERNPYKTAARLALARYAEETGAKEEALGHYAQLANETERNELRGEALIHAGSLSGALGKLPQAKAYFQKAIDAPGTGNWRPLARLGLMKLSYDAGDYAGAVSMYESGAANQGGVAPADVMILAANAYRQLNRNSDASALYEQVITGYPDTPESREAGYQRLLALASANDAGVITAINDYLSQNPSGERPDKARLLKAEYFYKNKRYPEAAKVYQDVGKILTDRKLQAECLYRAGWCYSQANDWPKTIDAMGEFIEAFPQHENAPKALVQRGFASLKLRAYTDALRDFDKLIQNYPKAPERELALTQKALAEGQQDDNVAMAATFRQLLKEYPKTESKAQASYYIGWATFEAKNFADAIDPLTTARDLDPKSYFDDASVRIILANYYLEKLEPLSREIDFYKAKDGKRGLPGEIYSWLGTKYYHDGNFAKAARYLELHIANIPGDPDTEIYYLLGDAARQQQDWDKARKNLDLYLTKADGPALKARGLIAYSKLELTQKNFAAARTRCSDALNLQPEGRLNAEGRMQAGDIDFAEGKFENAAKNYLSISVLYEDAELTPLALEKAALSYSKSGNTAESQKANLELKDRYPDYKPTLAKLK, from the coding sequence ATGAGACGCCGTATTTTAGCCGTCGTGGTCCTCGGCACCTCCCCATTATTCGCCCAAGACCCGACTCCCGAGGTGCGCCAGGCCATTCCCTTGAGAACGCCGCCGCGCGCACAGCCGGTCAATCCCGCAGATGCCACTGAAACTCCCGTGGAAGTGCGTCGCGCCGAGCCGCTGAACCAGCCGACTCCCATTCCATTGGATGCGGGTCCGGCGGTGCTCGGGGCCAACTCGAATGCCTATCCCAAGGCGACTCCGAATCTGATCGTGCCGCCCAAGCCGATGTCGGCCCGTGAGGACGATCAAACTCCGGCCACGCCGCCCACGGTCGAGACGAATCAAGGCCGCGAAATCCGCATCGCGCCGTCGAATGGAGCCGGAGTCGGCAGCGCGGCGGCGGATTTATTGGAAGTCGCGAACGGCTTTTACTCACGGAAACTTTACGATCTGGCGGTGCCGGAGTACGAGAAATATCTCTCGAACTACCCCGGCGCACCGGGTCGTCAGTCGGCCATTTTCCGTCTCGGCGAATGCTATCGCGCCTTGGGAAATCCCGGAGTCGCCGTGGGTTATTACCAGAAATTGCTGACCGAGTTTGCCAGCGGAGAATTCCTCGGGGCCGCGTCGTATCGGCTGGCGGAAATTTATTACGGGCAGAAGCGTTTCGACGAGGCGATCACGCTCTATCGCAAGGCTGCCGCCAATGCGAAGAACGCCGATCTGACCCTTTCTGCCCGCTATTTCGAGGCGCGCGGGTTGGAGGAAACCGGTCGCCGCGCCGAGGCCCGGCTCGTTTTTCAGGACATCATTTCGATCAAGGAGCGGAATCCTTATAAAACTGCTGCCCGGCTCGCGCTCGCCCGTTACGCCGAGGAGACCGGCGCGAAGGAGGAGGCTCTTGGGCATTATGCGCAACTCGCCAATGAAACCGAGCGCAACGAATTGCGCGGCGAGGCATTGATTCATGCGGGCAGCCTTTCCGGCGCGCTCGGGAAACTGCCGCAGGCCAAGGCGTATTTTCAGAAAGCGATCGACGCGCCGGGCACGGGCAACTGGCGTCCGCTCGCGCGGCTGGGTTTGATGAAACTCAGCTACGACGCCGGCGATTACGCGGGTGCGGTGAGCATGTATGAATCCGGCGCCGCTAACCAGGGCGGGGTCGCTCCGGCGGATGTGATGATTCTCGCAGCAAACGCCTACCGGCAACTCAACCGCAACTCGGATGCGTCGGCGCTTTACGAGCAAGTCATCACCGGTTACCCCGATACGCCGGAGTCGCGCGAGGCGGGTTATCAGCGTTTGCTTGCGCTCGCCTCGGCGAACGATGCGGGGGTCATCACGGCGATCAACGATTATCTCAGCCAGAATCCGTCGGGCGAGCGTCCGGACAAGGCGCGCTTGTTGAAAGCGGAATATTTTTACAAAAACAAACGCTACCCCGAGGCGGCGAAGGTTTATCAGGATGTCGGAAAAATCCTCACCGACCGCAAACTCCAGGCCGAGTGCCTTTATCGGGCCGGCTGGTGCTATTCGCAGGCAAACGACTGGCCGAAAACCATCGACGCGATGGGTGAGTTCATCGAGGCATTTCCCCAGCACGAAAACGCCCCGAAAGCGCTGGTGCAACGCGGTTTCGCCTCGCTCAAGTTGCGGGCTTACACCGATGCGCTGCGCGATTTCGACAAGCTGATCCAGAACTACCCGAAGGCTCCCGAGCGTGAATTGGCCCTGACTCAAAAGGCGCTCGCCGAAGGTCAGCAGGATGACAACGTCGCCATGGCCGCCACCTTCCGTCAGCTTCTCAAGGAATATCCCAAGACCGAGTCGAAGGCGCAGGCCAGCTACTATATTGGCTGGGCGACTTTCGAGGCAAAAAACTTCGCCGACGCCATCGATCCACTAACCACGGCCCGCGATCTCGATCCGAAAAGTTACTTCGACGACGCCAGCGTTCGCATCATTCTCGCCAACTATTATCTGGAAAAACTCGAACCGCTTTCCCGCGAGATCGACTTCTACAAAGCGAAGGACGGCAAGCGCGGACTCCCCGGGGAAATCTATAGCTGGCTGGGCACGAAGTATTATCACGACGGCAATTTCGCCAAGGCCGCCCGCTATTTGGAACTCCACATTGCCAACATTCCGGGCGATCCCGACACGGAGATTTACTACCTTCTCGGCGACGCAGCCCGCCAGCAGCAGGACTGGGACAAGGCTCGCAAAAACCTCGATCTTTACCTCACCAAAGCCGACGGACCCGCCCTCAAGGCGCGCGGCCTGATCGCTTATTCCAAGCTCGAGCTCACCCAGAAAAACTTCGCTGCCGCCCGCACCCGTTGCAGCGACGCGCTCAATCTCCAGCCCGAGGGACGCCTCAATGCCGAGGGCCGAATGCAGGCCGGCGACATCGATTTCGCCGAGGGAAAATTCGAGAACGCCGCGAAAAACTACCTCAGCATCAGCGTGCTTTACGAGGACGCCGAACTGACTCCGCTCGCGCTGGAAAAAGCCGCTCTCTCTTACAGCAAATCGGGCAACACCGCCGAATCGCAGAAGGCGAATCTCGAGCTAAAAGACCGCTACCCCGACTACAAGCCGACTCTGGCGAAGCTAAAATAA
- a CDS encoding peptidoglycan endopeptidase, with protein sequence MMIPLQLAGGFLAIILIGSALAETFLTPRVTVVTGQATLLIDDAPEAVKRAVDAANRIVGKPYKPAGGHGEWEDDGYDCSGSVSYVLHGAGLLEEARASGDYLEYGEPGPGKWITVFVRPGHVFLVIGDARFDTTDHENIGPGWREAVRVTEGVKGFAARHPKDL encoded by the coding sequence ATGATGATTCCCCTCCAACTCGCTGGTGGTTTTTTGGCGATCATCTTGATTGGTTCGGCGCTCGCGGAGACGTTTCTGACGCCCCGGGTGACGGTGGTCACAGGTCAGGCGACGCTGCTCATCGATGACGCGCCGGAGGCGGTGAAGCGGGCGGTGGATGCGGCCAATCGGATCGTGGGCAAACCTTACAAACCCGCAGGCGGCCACGGCGAGTGGGAGGACGATGGCTACGATTGCTCGGGGTCGGTGTCGTATGTGTTGCATGGGGCCGGGCTGCTGGAGGAGGCGCGGGCGTCGGGGGATTACCTGGAATACGGCGAGCCGGGGCCGGGGAAATGGATCACGGTGTTTGTGCGGCCGGGTCATGTGTTTCTGGTGATCGGCGACGCGCGTTTCGATACGACGGACCATGAAAACATCGGCCCCGGCTGGCGCGAGGCGGTGCGTGTGACGGAGGGGGTGAAGGGTTTCGCGGCGAGGCATCCGAAAGATTTATGA
- a CDS encoding Glu/Leu/Phe/Val dehydrogenase → MKNIYQDPTFDMAAEQFRIIADFLNLDAEARARMIYPKRSLIVTLPIHMDDGRTEVFEGYRCQHHLSLGPTKGGVRFHPSVTLGEVAALSMWMSWKCALTGLPYGGAKGGVAVDPRQLSVRELEALSRRYMQEMTSFVGPHTDIIGPDMGTNEQVMAWFMDTYSVHVGHAVPEIVTGKPVSIGGTSGRRESTGRGVAYLVERALNMLKLEPQDRTVVVQGYGNVGAVAAQSLALKAGMKVIGISDAYAAFHKADGIDILAADAHVAAKGDLRGFTGADAMDPAVMLELECDVLIPAAVSSVITGENAPRLRCRILAEAANGPTTPEADLVLAERPEIFVIPDILCNAGGVIVSYFEWVQGLQQFFWNETEVMDKLFRILEGAFVQVTKRAREQKITQRMAAMAIGVERVAKAKIDRGLFP, encoded by the coding sequence ATGAAAAACATCTATCAAGACCCCACGTTTGACATGGCGGCGGAGCAGTTTCGCATCATTGCCGATTTTCTGAATCTCGACGCGGAGGCGCGGGCGCGGATGATTTACCCGAAGCGGAGTCTGATTGTGACCCTGCCGATTCATATGGACGACGGGCGCACGGAGGTGTTTGAGGGGTATCGCTGTCAGCATCATCTCTCGCTCGGGCCCACGAAGGGCGGCGTGCGGTTTCATCCGTCGGTGACGCTCGGCGAGGTGGCCGCGCTCTCGATGTGGATGAGCTGGAAATGCGCGTTGACGGGCCTGCCCTATGGCGGCGCGAAGGGCGGCGTGGCGGTGGACCCGAGGCAGTTGAGTGTGAGGGAACTCGAGGCGCTCTCGCGGCGTTACATGCAGGAGATGACGTCGTTTGTGGGGCCGCACACGGACATTATTGGGCCCGACATGGGGACGAATGAGCAGGTGATGGCGTGGTTTATGGACACGTATTCGGTGCATGTGGGCCACGCGGTGCCGGAGATCGTGACGGGCAAACCGGTGTCGATAGGCGGAACGTCGGGCCGCCGCGAATCGACCGGGCGCGGTGTGGCGTATCTGGTGGAGCGCGCCCTGAATATGCTCAAACTCGAGCCGCAGGATCGCACGGTGGTGGTGCAGGGTTATGGCAATGTGGGCGCGGTGGCGGCTCAATCCCTGGCCTTGAAGGCGGGCATGAAAGTGATCGGGATCAGCGATGCCTATGCGGCGTTTCACAAGGCGGATGGCATCGATATTCTGGCGGCGGATGCGCATGTGGCGGCGAAGGGCGACTTGCGCGGCTTCACCGGGGCCGATGCGATGGACCCGGCGGTGATGCTGGAGTTGGAGTGCGATGTGTTGATTCCGGCGGCGGTCAGCAGCGTGATTACCGGCGAGAATGCACCGCGACTTCGCTGTCGGATTTTGGCCGAGGCGGCGAATGGCCCGACGACTCCCGAAGCGGACTTGGTGCTGGCGGAGCGGCCCGAGATTTTTGTGATCCCGGACATTCTTTGCAACGCGGGCGGCGTGATCGTTTCCTACTTCGAATGGGTGCAGGGGCTCCAGCAGTTTTTCTGGAACGAGACGGAGGTGATGGACAAGTTGTTTCGCATTCTAGAGGGCGCTTTCGTGCAGGTAACGAAGCGGGCGCGCGAGCAGAAAATCACCCAGCGCATGGCGGCGATGGCAATCGGAGTCGAACGCGTCGCGAAAGCGAAGATCGACCGCGGGCTGTTTCCGTAG
- a CDS encoding DUF4159 domain-containing protein produces MAAITQNNALREFWYRLSKSQFFVASLLFHLLLVIFFGGKAIFDNIKDEPDMIASEAGQFVSSDPNPAPPAPPAQPQQTKPQFNVTPTQTAAAPAGLTAITTATSAATSFSMPTTMTMAPSRSNTITSIETVAPSMPSPANASALSKEAKAAIASFTGGWSQGASGGGGGSLKNRKFKFTAYVAKYSGGDWASTVWRDGTRIYGGSLPNLLYVMKTQSQDKIDATPDPEAIDLASDKIFTVKPPFIFFTGHRDFVLTDKEVENLQRYIRLGGCVWGDSSLPGQRSRFDIAFRREMKRVIPDLDKQFEPLPRDHDIFTKGYYKEIISVPPGINGYQEPVYALKYNGEIAVLYTANDYGDMWQIGMDSRWQVDTRRDKGYRYVALNITLWNHRGDYFRGMEPDKLANSFRFGTNVVIHLLTRWESKVRSIGTL; encoded by the coding sequence ATGGCTGCCATCACCCAAAATAACGCGCTTCGAGAATTCTGGTATCGTCTCAGCAAATCGCAGTTTTTCGTCGCCTCTTTGCTGTTTCACCTGCTGCTGGTGATCTTCTTCGGAGGCAAGGCTATTTTCGACAACATCAAGGACGAACCCGACATGATCGCGAGCGAGGCCGGGCAATTTGTCTCGTCCGATCCGAATCCAGCCCCGCCCGCACCGCCTGCGCAACCACAGCAGACGAAGCCACAATTCAATGTGACTCCCACGCAAACAGCAGCGGCTCCCGCTGGTTTGACGGCGATCACTACCGCTACCTCGGCGGCCACGAGTTTTTCCATGCCGACCACGATGACGATGGCCCCGTCCCGCTCAAACACGATCACCTCTATCGAGACTGTCGCCCCCAGCATGCCCTCGCCTGCGAATGCGTCTGCCTTGAGCAAGGAAGCCAAGGCCGCGATTGCATCCTTTACCGGCGGCTGGTCCCAAGGTGCCAGCGGTGGAGGCGGCGGATCGTTGAAGAACCGGAAATTCAAATTCACCGCTTACGTTGCGAAATACAGCGGCGGCGACTGGGCCTCGACCGTCTGGAGAGACGGCACCAGAATTTACGGCGGCAGCCTTCCCAATCTGCTCTACGTCATGAAAACACAGTCGCAGGACAAGATCGACGCCACGCCCGACCCCGAGGCCATCGATCTCGCCAGCGATAAGATTTTCACCGTCAAACCGCCTTTCATCTTCTTTACCGGCCATCGCGATTTCGTGCTCACGGACAAGGAAGTGGAGAATCTCCAGCGCTACATACGCCTCGGAGGGTGCGTGTGGGGCGATAGTTCCCTGCCTGGGCAGCGTTCTCGTTTCGACATCGCCTTTCGCCGCGAAATGAAGCGTGTCATCCCCGATCTGGATAAGCAATTCGAGCCGCTGCCGAGGGATCACGATATTTTTACGAAGGGCTATTACAAGGAAATCATCTCGGTTCCGCCAGGCATCAACGGCTATCAGGAGCCGGTTTATGCCTTGAAATACAATGGCGAGATCGCCGTGCTTTACACCGCTAACGACTATGGCGACATGTGGCAAATCGGAATGGATTCTCGCTGGCAGGTCGATACCCGGCGCGATAAAGGCTACCGCTACGTAGCCTTGAATATCACCCTCTGGAATCATCGCGGCGACTATTTTCGGGGCATGGAGCCCGACAAACTGGCAAACTCTTTCCGCTTCGGTACCAATGTCGTCATCCATTTGCTGACTCGCTGGGAGAGCAAGGTCCGCAGCATCGGCACTTTGTAG
- a CDS encoding polyprenyl synthetase family protein: MKNFTTPRARISAASRAGLKQTFELINPHLYTVDQRIKEQAKAFDPAIEGYVSYALDNGGKHLRPALAILAGGATGKITSAHIDLAIILELIHMATLVHDDIIDGADRRRDQPTPNAKWGNTISVLLGDCLFSHALKLATNFSNTEISRRIADAATEVCSGEIIQTQRRFDLKLSTADYFRIIEMKTGALFAAAAELGAFISEASPASISALKQYGMKIGTAYQVYDDLLDIVGNEKEAGKTLGTDLRKGKLTLPLLYLLQSTRGQENEHLSTQLLRGEDADIDSIIEAVYRHGALKAAAKVAQRMVREANDGLSVVPENRYTSGLKSVGNYVDEIIAPYAE, encoded by the coding sequence GTGAAAAATTTCACAACTCCACGCGCCCGCATCTCCGCCGCTTCCCGCGCCGGCCTCAAGCAAACCTTCGAGCTGATCAACCCGCATCTCTACACGGTCGATCAGCGCATCAAAGAGCAGGCCAAAGCCTTCGACCCCGCCATCGAGGGCTACGTCTCCTACGCGCTCGACAACGGCGGCAAACACCTGCGCCCCGCCCTCGCCATTCTTGCTGGGGGAGCCACCGGAAAAATCACCTCCGCCCACATCGATCTCGCCATTATTTTGGAACTCATCCACATGGCCACACTCGTCCACGACGACATCATCGACGGCGCGGACCGGCGGCGCGACCAACCCACGCCCAACGCCAAATGGGGCAACACCATCAGCGTTCTCCTCGGCGACTGCCTCTTCTCGCACGCGCTCAAACTCGCCACGAATTTCTCCAACACCGAGATCAGCCGCCGCATCGCCGACGCCGCAACCGAAGTCTGCTCGGGTGAAATCATCCAGACCCAGCGCCGCTTCGACCTCAAACTCAGCACCGCCGATTACTTCCGCATCATCGAAATGAAAACCGGCGCGCTCTTTGCCGCCGCCGCCGAACTCGGGGCCTTCATCAGCGAGGCCAGCCCCGCCAGCATCTCTGCGCTCAAGCAATACGGCATGAAAATCGGCACCGCCTACCAGGTCTATGACGACCTCCTCGACATCGTCGGAAACGAAAAGGAAGCCGGCAAAACCCTCGGCACCGACCTCCGCAAGGGCAAGCTCACGCTCCCGCTTCTCTACCTGCTGCAATCCACCCGTGGACAAGAAAACGAGCACCTCAGCACCCAGCTTCTGCGTGGCGAGGACGCCGACATCGACTCCATCATCGAGGCCGTTTACCGGCACGGCGCGCTCAAAGCCGCCGCCAAAGTCGCCCAGCGCATGGTCCGCGAGGCCAATGATGGACTCTCCGTCGTTCCTGAAAACCGCTACACCAGCGGGCTGAAAAGCGTCGGCAACTACGTCGATGAAATTATCGCCCCTTACGCGGAGTAA
- a CDS encoding biopolymer transporter ExbD produces MNFRRTQTLPTPTFQLAPMIDVLLVVLCFFILTWNSALHENELDVRVPSAKSAKEAQPYLGQVVINIRGDGTFVMNKNPLNRDELLARLKKLSGLYPDQAVIVRGDEKVEYKYIATVLDICRGADIWNVAFATASEKK; encoded by the coding sequence ATGAATTTCCGCAGAACCCAGACGCTGCCCACGCCGACGTTTCAATTGGCACCGATGATCGATGTCCTGCTCGTGGTTCTTTGTTTTTTCATCCTTACGTGGAATTCCGCGCTGCACGAAAACGAACTGGATGTCCGCGTTCCCTCGGCCAAAAGCGCCAAGGAAGCGCAGCCGTATCTGGGCCAGGTCGTCATAAATATCCGCGGCGACGGCACGTTTGTAATGAATAAGAACCCGCTGAATCGCGACGAATTGCTCGCCCGCCTCAAGAAACTCTCCGGCCTGTATCCCGACCAGGCGGTGATCGTTCGTGGCGACGAAAAGGTGGAATACAAATACATCGCGACTGTCCTCGATATCTGCCGTGGTGCGGACATTTGGAATGTGGCTTTCGCGACGGCCAGCGAGAAGAAATAG
- a CDS encoding HEAT repeat domain-containing protein gives MSSRIARLLIVSLVFTTTSCERPPSSEAHYRVMEMLKTADYEQALKDVNRGLEKDPNKIVLLEDRLILLLGNGNPQAREDVLKTQARLDAAGGGRFILLEQAQSRLPQVRQQTAYLLGVLREPDGLSALKGLAEDENDEVRAEAVHALAKLNAPDAKKLLMIRLRDGYWKVRAEAAAALAKSKDPAVTSQLFRVVADPDDYARMQILNAVLDLADPSQTDFYLNALDSDEIHKKTAAALALAKIHRAEAVPALIDLLKDKDGPERLQLAQALIRLHADPARLEALLKNERNPQVKEVFLQYLQQRSGGTRAG, from the coding sequence ATGTCCTCCAGAATCGCACGTTTATTGATCGTATCTCTTGTATTTACGACCACGAGCTGCGAAAGGCCACCTTCGTCGGAGGCACATTATCGGGTGATGGAGATGTTGAAGACGGCCGACTACGAACAGGCTCTGAAGGATGTGAACCGGGGACTGGAAAAGGACCCGAACAAGATCGTTCTGCTGGAGGACCGGCTGATTCTTTTGCTCGGGAATGGGAATCCACAGGCTCGCGAGGATGTGCTCAAGACCCAGGCCCGGCTCGATGCGGCGGGCGGCGGAAGGTTTATTCTCCTCGAACAGGCTCAAAGTCGCCTGCCCCAGGTTCGCCAGCAGACGGCCTACCTACTGGGTGTGTTGCGGGAGCCCGATGGACTATCGGCGTTGAAGGGTCTGGCTGAGGATGAAAATGACGAGGTGCGCGCGGAGGCGGTTCATGCCCTGGCGAAGTTGAATGCGCCGGACGCGAAGAAATTGCTGATGATCCGTCTGCGCGACGGTTATTGGAAAGTGCGCGCGGAGGCGGCAGCAGCGCTGGCGAAATCGAAAGACCCGGCGGTGACGAGCCAGTTGTTTCGAGTGGTGGCCGACCCGGATGATTATGCGCGGATGCAAATTCTCAACGCGGTGCTCGACCTGGCCGATCCGTCGCAAACCGACTTCTATTTGAATGCACTGGACTCGGATGAGATTCACAAAAAGACCGCCGCCGCCCTCGCGCTGGCAAAGATTCATCGAGCGGAGGCGGTGCCTGCGCTGATCGATTTGCTCAAGGACAAGGATGGCCCCGAGAGGCTGCAACTGGCGCAGGCTCTGATCCGGTTGCACGCCGATCCGGCGCGTCTGGAGGCGTTGTTGAAGAACGAGCGGAATCCACAGGTGAAGGAAGTCTTTCTGCAATATCTCCAGCAACGCAGCGGCGGCACCCGGGCTGGTTGA
- a CDS encoding MotA/TolQ/ExbB proton channel family protein has translation MKIPACIFAAFLTSSSVYAQDASGTKSLFDLVRTGGWVMIPLAAASILTVTLVLVYLITLRRGAVVSREYMETAAALLRKRDYLGLLAVSNRHNEAIARIAGRMLDFTNNHPTASLEAIREVAETEGGRVANSLSHRITYLADVGTLAPMLGLLGTVSGIIQSFGELGKKAGDASQPILLAQGVGQALVTTAAGILIGIVAMTFYAFFRGKVQNLISDLEGASTHLLTLFAISFDKKSRETATSRRSVLDDDEY, from the coding sequence ATGAAAATTCCCGCCTGCATTTTTGCGGCTTTCCTCACGTCGTCCAGCGTTTACGCTCAGGATGCCAGCGGCACGAAAAGCCTTTTCGACCTCGTGCGAACCGGCGGCTGGGTCATGATTCCCCTCGCGGCCGCCTCTATTTTAACCGTCACCCTCGTGCTGGTTTACCTCATCACCTTGCGGCGCGGGGCGGTCGTCAGCCGCGAATACATGGAAACCGCCGCCGCCCTTCTGCGGAAACGCGATTACCTCGGTCTGCTCGCCGTCTCGAATCGTCACAATGAAGCCATCGCCCGCATCGCCGGTCGGATGCTCGATTTTACCAACAACCACCCCACCGCGTCGCTGGAAGCCATCCGCGAAGTCGCGGAGACCGAGGGCGGACGCGTCGCCAATTCGTTGAGCCATCGCATCACTTATCTGGCCGACGTCGGGACTTTGGCTCCCATGCTGGGCCTGCTCGGCACCGTATCGGGCATCATTCAATCCTTCGGCGAACTAGGCAAAAAAGCGGGCGACGCCAGCCAGCCGATTCTCCTCGCGCAAGGCGTCGGGCAGGCGCTCGTGACCACCGCCGCCGGCATTCTCATCGGCATCGTGGCGATGACGTTTTATGCGTTCTTCCGGGGCAAGGTGCAAAATCTCATCTCCGATCTGGAGGGGGCCTCGACGCATTTGCTGACTCTTTTTGCGATCAGTTTCGACAAGAAAAGCCGCGAGACTGCGACCAGCCGCCGCTCGGTGCTGGACGACGACGAGTACTAA